The following proteins are encoded in a genomic region of Bosea beijingensis:
- the ilvA gene encoding threonine ammonia-lyase, biosynthetic produces the protein MQDYIRKIIGARVYDVAIESPLDPLPRLSARIGGSALLKREDLQPVFSFKLRGAYNKIAGLTAVEAERGVICASAGNHAQGVALAAKKLGIKATIVMPRTTPDIKVQAVRSMGGRVVLHGENFDEAYGHARKLEAEKGLTFVHPYDDPDVIAGQGTVGMEILRQHSEPIEAIFVPIGGGGLAAGVAVYAKFLRPEIKVIGVEPEDAASMAGAIAAGKRVVLDQVGLFADGVAVRQAGEETFRLCRELLDEVVIVSTDEICAAVKDIFEDTRAIAEPSGAVSLAGLKAYAAREPKRTGALIAINSGANMNFDRLRHIAERAEIGEHREALLAVTIPERPGAYRAFIELLGRRAITEFNYRYSDPKAARIFVGVQLSEGDAEKRQIIAMLSEHGYPVLDMSDNELAKLHIRYMVGGKAPGLGDELIFRFQFPERPGALLKFLNSLSADWNISLFHYRNHGADYGRILAGIQIPPSQRGQLAKRLDALGYPYWSESDNPAYLSFLAEMPAP, from the coding sequence ATGCAAGACTACATCCGCAAGATCATCGGGGCGCGCGTCTACGACGTCGCGATCGAAAGCCCGCTCGACCCGCTGCCGCGATTGTCCGCGCGCATCGGCGGCAGCGCCCTGCTGAAGCGCGAGGACCTGCAGCCGGTCTTCTCGTTCAAGCTGCGCGGCGCCTACAACAAGATCGCCGGGCTCACCGCGGTCGAGGCCGAGCGCGGCGTGATCTGCGCCTCGGCCGGCAACCATGCACAGGGCGTGGCGCTGGCGGCGAAGAAGCTCGGCATCAAGGCAACCATCGTGATGCCGCGCACCACGCCGGACATCAAGGTGCAGGCCGTGCGCAGCATGGGCGGACGCGTCGTGCTGCATGGCGAGAATTTCGACGAGGCCTATGGCCATGCCCGCAAGCTCGAAGCCGAGAAGGGGCTGACCTTCGTCCACCCCTATGACGATCCGGACGTGATCGCCGGCCAGGGCACGGTCGGCATGGAAATCCTGCGCCAGCATTCCGAGCCGATCGAGGCGATCTTCGTGCCGATCGGCGGCGGCGGGCTCGCGGCCGGGGTCGCGGTCTACGCGAAATTCCTGCGCCCTGAGATCAAGGTGATCGGCGTCGAGCCGGAGGACGCCGCCTCCATGGCCGGCGCCATCGCGGCGGGGAAGCGCGTCGTGCTCGATCAGGTCGGGCTCTTCGCCGACGGCGTCGCCGTGCGGCAGGCCGGCGAGGAGACGTTCAGGCTCTGCCGCGAATTGCTCGACGAGGTCGTCATCGTCTCGACCGACGAGATCTGCGCGGCGGTGAAGGACATCTTCGAGGATACCCGCGCCATCGCCGAGCCTTCGGGCGCTGTCAGCCTCGCCGGCCTGAAGGCCTATGCGGCGCGCGAGCCCAAGCGCACCGGCGCGCTGATCGCGATCAACAGCGGCGCCAACATGAATTTCGACCGGTTGCGCCATATCGCCGAGCGGGCCGAGATCGGTGAGCACCGCGAGGCGCTGCTGGCGGTGACCATCCCCGAAAGGCCCGGTGCCTACCGCGCCTTCATCGAACTGCTCGGCCGGCGCGCGATCACCGAGTTCAACTACCGCTATTCCGATCCGAAGGCGGCGCGCATCTTCGTTGGTGTGCAGCTCTCCGAGGGCGATGCCGAGAAACGCCAGATCATCGCGATGCTCTCCGAGCACGGCTATCCCGTGCTCGACATGAGCGACAACGAGCTTGCGAAGCTGCATATCCGCTACATGGTCGGCGGCAAGGCGCCGGGGCTCGGCGACGAATTGATCTTCCGCTTCCAGTTCCCGGAGCGGCCGGGCGCGCTGCTGAAGTTCCTCAACAGCCTCTCGGCCGACTGGAACATCTCGCTGTTCCATTACCGCAATCACGGCGCCGATTACGGGCGCATCCTCGCCGGCATCCAGATCCCGCCTTCCCAGCGCGGCCAGCTCGCCAAGCGGCTCGATGCGCTCGGCTATCCCTATTGGAGCGAGAGTGACAACCCGGCCTATCTGTCCTTCCTGGCGGAGATGCCGGCGCCGTGA
- a CDS encoding LysR substrate-binding domain-containing protein produces MTLEQLRIFVAVAEREHLTQGARALHLTQSAVSSAITTLEARYATKLFDRIGRRIALTEAGKLFLIEARAVLARATAAEAVLSDLSGLARGSLALMASQTVANYWLPPLIQRFRREHPGITVSLALGNTETVSAAIHDGGADLGFIEGEIDDPALAMTEVDEDELVIVVPTGHPWAKAAPSAAELQQGAWVLREPGSGTRAMFEAALPGLGLAANGLSVALELPSNEAICAAVASGAGATAISRLVAANAIAAGRLATVALPLPKRRFLALRHRERYLAKAAAAFLALCQTG; encoded by the coding sequence ATGACGCTCGAACAGCTTCGCATCTTCGTCGCCGTCGCCGAACGCGAGCATCTGACGCAAGGCGCGCGCGCCCTCCATCTCACGCAATCGGCCGTGAGCTCCGCGATCACGACGCTGGAGGCGCGCTATGCGACGAAGCTGTTCGACCGAATCGGCCGGCGCATCGCCCTGACCGAGGCCGGGAAGCTCTTCCTGATCGAGGCCCGCGCCGTGCTGGCACGGGCGACGGCAGCGGAAGCGGTGCTCTCCGACCTCTCGGGGCTGGCACGCGGCTCGCTTGCGCTGATGGCGAGCCAGACCGTGGCGAATTACTGGCTGCCGCCGCTGATCCAGCGCTTTCGCCGCGAGCATCCCGGCATCACCGTCTCGCTCGCTCTCGGCAACACGGAGACGGTCAGCGCCGCGATCCATGACGGCGGAGCTGATCTCGGCTTCATCGAGGGCGAGATCGATGACCCGGCGCTGGCGATGACCGAGGTCGACGAGGACGAACTCGTCATCGTCGTGCCGACCGGTCATCCCTGGGCCAAGGCGGCCCCTTCCGCTGCCGAATTGCAGCAAGGCGCGTGGGTCCTGCGCGAACCGGGCTCGGGAACGCGCGCCATGTTCGAGGCGGCACTGCCGGGACTCGGTCTCGCCGCGAACGGTCTCTCCGTGGCGCTGGAATTGCCATCCAACGAGGCGATCTGCGCCGCCGTTGCGTCCGGCGCCGGGGCGACGGCAATTTCGCGGCTCGTCGCCGCCAACGCGATCGCAGCCGGGCGGCTCGCGACCGTGGCGTTGCCGCTGCCGAAGCGCCGCTTCCTCGCTTTGCGCCATAGGGAACGCTATCTCGCCAAGGCGGCGGCGGCGTTCCTCGCGCTTTGTCAGACTGGCTGA
- a CDS encoding ornithine cyclodeaminase, which produces MIQQLNVVPFVSVDHMMKLVHAIGIERMLSEIAVYIEDDFRRWEIFDKTPRIASHSLEGVIELMPTSDGKLYGFKYVNGHPKNMKAGLQTVTAFGLLSDVATGYPVLLSEMTILTALRTAAMSAVAAKHLAPKNAAAMAIIGNGAQSEFQAFAFRAILGIENLRLYDVDPAATEKCARNLARHGFRITRCATAMEAVEGAEIVTTVTADKQYATILTDNMVGAGIHINAVGGDCPGKTEIHRDVLLRSSIFVEYPPQTRIEGDIQQLDADHPVEELWKVITGAAQGRTDTRQITMFDSVGFAIEDFSALRYVYERIRGAGTYVDLDLIADPDDSRDLFGMLMRAAPGAAAAA; this is translated from the coding sequence ATGATTCAGCAGCTCAACGTCGTGCCTTTCGTCAGCGTCGACCACATGATGAAGCTGGTCCATGCGATCGGTATCGAGCGGATGCTGTCCGAGATCGCTGTTTATATCGAGGACGATTTCCGGCGCTGGGAGATATTCGACAAGACGCCGCGCATCGCCTCGCACAGCCTCGAAGGCGTGATCGAACTGATGCCGACCAGCGACGGCAAGCTCTACGGCTTCAAATACGTCAACGGCCACCCCAAGAACATGAAGGCAGGCCTCCAGACGGTCACCGCCTTCGGCCTGCTCTCGGATGTCGCGACCGGCTATCCCGTGCTGCTCTCCGAGATGACCATCCTGACGGCTTTGCGCACCGCGGCGATGTCGGCGGTGGCGGCCAAGCACCTCGCGCCGAAGAACGCCGCGGCCATGGCGATCATCGGCAACGGCGCGCAGTCCGAGTTCCAGGCCTTCGCCTTCCGCGCGATCCTCGGCATCGAGAACCTCAGGCTTTACGATGTCGATCCGGCCGCGACAGAGAAATGCGCCCGCAATCTCGCCCGCCATGGTTTCAGGATCACCCGCTGCGCCACCGCGATGGAAGCGGTCGAGGGCGCCGAGATCGTCACCACCGTCACGGCGGACAAGCAGTACGCGACGATCCTGACCGACAACATGGTCGGCGCCGGCATCCATATCAACGCGGTCGGTGGCGACTGTCCCGGCAAGACCGAGATCCACCGCGACGTGCTGCTGCGCTCCTCGATCTTCGTCGAGTATCCGCCGCAGACCCGCATCGAGGGCGACATCCAGCAGCTCGACGCCGATCATCCGGTCGAGGAGCTCTGGAAGGTCATCACGGGGGCGGCTCAGGGCCGCACCGATACCCGCCAGATCACGATGTTCGACTCGGTCGGCTTCGCGATCGAGGACTTTTCGGCTCTGCGTTATGTCTATGAGCGCATCCGCGGGGCCGGCACCTATGTCGATCTCGATCTGATCGCCGATCCCGACGATTCCCGCGATCTCTTCGGCATGCTGATGCGCGCCGCGCCGGGCGCTGCTGCGGCAGCCTGA
- a CDS encoding Lrp/AsnC family transcriptional regulator, whose amino-acid sequence MDDLDRKLITLLRHDGRRSISDLAADLGLTRATVRARLEKLEQSGEIIGFTVILRSDAIDLPVRGITMIEIAGQAADSVIDALSGFTEVSSIHTTNGNWDLVVELGTSDLIAFDQVLRRIRMIPGVTNSETSLLLATPRSVKARL is encoded by the coding sequence ATGGACGATCTCGACCGCAAGCTCATCACCCTGCTGCGCCATGACGGGCGGCGCAGCATCTCCGACCTCGCCGCCGATCTCGGCCTGACCCGCGCGACGGTGCGCGCGCGATTGGAGAAGCTGGAGCAATCCGGCGAGATCATCGGCTTCACCGTGATCCTGCGCTCGGATGCGATCGACCTGCCCGTGCGCGGCATCACCATGATCGAGATCGCCGGGCAGGCGGCGGATTCGGTGATCGACGCGCTCTCGGGCTTCACCGAGGTTTCCAGCATCCACACGACCAACGGCAACTGGGACCTGGTGGTCGAGCTCGGCACCTCCGACCTGATCGCCTTCGACCAGGTGCTCCGGCGCATCCGCATGATCCCCGGCGTCACCAACAGCGAGACCAGTCTGCTGCTGGCGACGCCGCGCAGCGTCAAAGCGCGGCTATAG
- a CDS encoding aldehyde dehydrogenase family protein, whose protein sequence is MAHELEFYIDGQWVKPSGNRTLGVVDPSNEEVFATIALGEQADVDKAVAAARAAFPAFAATSKADRLALMRRLAEAYKKRYDDIANILSREMGAPKELAHRSQAAMGTAHLAKMIETLENFEFEELRGTTLIAKEPIGVVGMITPWNWPLNQIMCKVAPALAAGCTMVLKPSEIAPLNAIIFAEAMEEAGVPKGVFNLINGDGPTVGEAISRHPGVDMVSFTGSTRAGILVAKAAADTVKRVHQELGGKSANIILDDADLKKSVKLGVESVMRNSGQSCNAPTRMFVPEKLHEEALAIAKQVAEPLKVGAPSADGVFLGPVVSEAQFEKVQRLIEAGIKEGATLVTGGAGRPEGLNRGYYVRPTVFGGVTDDMTIAREEIFGPVLSILPYKSEDEVVSRANDTPYGLASYVQSGSQERARKVASQMRSGNVYINYPAWDAGAPFGGYKQSGNGREYAGFGLEEFLEIKGTVGYAAA, encoded by the coding sequence ATGGCACATGAGCTCGAATTCTATATCGATGGCCAATGGGTGAAGCCGTCGGGCAATCGCACGCTCGGCGTGGTCGATCCGTCGAACGAGGAAGTCTTCGCCACGATCGCGCTCGGCGAGCAGGCCGATGTCGACAAAGCCGTCGCCGCCGCCCGCGCCGCCTTCCCGGCGTTTGCCGCGACCTCCAAGGCCGATCGCCTCGCCCTGATGCGCCGCCTCGCCGAGGCCTACAAGAAGCGCTACGACGACATCGCCAACATCCTCTCGCGCGAAATGGGCGCGCCGAAGGAACTGGCGCACCGCTCGCAGGCGGCGATGGGCACCGCCCATCTCGCCAAGATGATCGAGACGCTCGAAAACTTCGAGTTCGAAGAGCTGCGCGGCACCACCCTGATCGCCAAGGAGCCGATCGGCGTCGTCGGCATGATCACGCCGTGGAACTGGCCGCTCAACCAGATCATGTGCAAGGTCGCGCCCGCGCTAGCCGCCGGCTGCACCATGGTGCTGAAGCCCTCCGAGATCGCGCCGCTCAACGCCATCATCTTCGCCGAGGCGATGGAAGAGGCCGGCGTGCCGAAGGGCGTGTTCAATCTCATCAACGGCGACGGCCCGACGGTCGGCGAAGCGATCTCGCGTCATCCCGGCGTCGACATGGTGTCGTTCACCGGCTCGACCCGCGCCGGCATCCTCGTCGCCAAGGCGGCGGCGGATACCGTCAAGCGCGTGCATCAGGAGCTCGGCGGCAAGTCGGCCAACATCATCCTGGACGATGCCGACCTGAAGAAGTCGGTGAAGCTCGGCGTCGAGAGCGTGATGCGCAACTCCGGCCAGTCCTGCAACGCGCCGACCCGGATGTTCGTGCCGGAGAAGCTGCATGAGGAAGCGCTCGCCATCGCCAAGCAGGTCGCCGAGCCGCTCAAGGTCGGCGCTCCCTCCGCCGACGGAGTGTTCCTCGGCCCGGTCGTGAGCGAGGCGCAGTTCGAGAAGGTCCAGCGCCTGATCGAGGCCGGCATCAAGGAAGGCGCGACGCTGGTTACCGGCGGCGCGGGCCGCCCGGAAGGCCTGAACCGCGGCTACTATGTCCGCCCGACCGTGTTCGGCGGCGTCACCGACGACATGACGATCGCCCGCGAGGAGATCTTCGGCCCCGTGCTGTCGATCCTGCCCTACAAGAGCGAGGACGAGGTCGTCTCGCGCGCCAACGACACGCCTTACGGCCTGGCGTCCTATGTCCAGTCCGGCTCGCAGGAGCGCGCCCGCAAGGTCGCCTCGCAGATGCGCTCGGGCAATGTCTACATCAACTACCCGGCCTGGGACGCCGGCGCACCCTTCGGCGGCTACAAGCAGTCCGGCAACGGCCGCGAATATGCCGGCTTCGGCCTCGAGGAGTTCTTGGAGATCAAGGGCACGGTCGGTTACGCCGCGGCCTGA
- the mgrA gene encoding L-glyceraldehyde 3-phosphate reductase encodes MVNPNRYDAMRYNRCGRSGLMLPALSLGLWQNFGETGQHANMREICRTAFDLGITHFDLANNYGPPPGSAETAFGEILRQDFTGYRDELVISTKAGYRMWPGPYGEWGSRKYLISSLDQSLKRMKLDYVDIFYSHRFDPNMPLEETMGALDAIVRQGKALYVGLSSYNAKRTQEAVAILRRLGTPCLIHQPSYSMLNRWIEQDRLLDTLDAEGIGSIVFSPLAQGMLTDKYLKGVPAGSRADKKAPSFRDGFLSEGNLRSIAALNEIAAARGQSLAQMAIAWVLRGGRVTSALIGASRPEQVTDCVAALKNAEFSAEELAAIDKHAVDGGINIWAASAER; translated from the coding sequence ATGGTCAATCCGAACCGCTATGACGCGATGCGCTATAACCGCTGCGGCCGCAGCGGATTGATGCTGCCGGCGCTCTCGCTCGGCCTCTGGCAGAATTTCGGCGAGACCGGCCAACACGCCAACATGCGCGAGATCTGCCGCACGGCCTTCGATCTCGGCATCACCCATTTCGACCTCGCCAATAATTACGGGCCGCCCCCCGGCTCGGCCGAGACCGCCTTTGGCGAAATCCTCCGCCAGGACTTCACCGGCTATCGCGACGAACTGGTGATCTCGACCAAGGCCGGCTACCGGATGTGGCCCGGCCCCTATGGCGAATGGGGCAGCCGCAAATACCTGATCTCCAGCCTCGACCAGAGCCTGAAGCGGATGAAGCTCGACTATGTCGACATCTTCTATTCGCATCGCTTCGACCCGAACATGCCGCTGGAGGAGACGATGGGCGCGCTCGACGCCATCGTGCGCCAGGGCAAGGCGCTCTATGTCGGCCTCTCCTCCTACAATGCGAAGCGCACGCAGGAGGCGGTCGCCATCCTGCGCCGGCTCGGCACGCCCTGCCTGATCCACCAGCCGAGCTATTCGATGCTCAATCGCTGGATCGAGCAGGACCGTCTGCTCGACACGCTCGACGCGGAAGGCATCGGCTCGATCGTGTTCTCGCCGCTGGCGCAGGGCATGCTGACCGACAAATATCTCAAGGGCGTGCCGGCCGGCAGCCGCGCCGACAAGAAGGCACCGTCCTTCCGCGACGGCTTTCTCAGCGAAGGCAATCTCAGGAGCATCGCGGCGCTGAACGAGATCGCGGCGGCACGTGGCCAGAGCCTCGCACAGATGGCAATCGCCTGGGTGCTGCGCGGCGGGCGCGTGACCTCGGCACTGATCGGCGCGAGCCGGCCGGAGCAGGTCACGGACTGCGTCGCGGCGCTGAAGAACGCGGAATTCTCGGCCGAGGAGTTGGCCGCGATCGACAAGCATGCCGTCGATGGCGGGATCAATATCTGGGCGGCTTCGGCGGAGCGGTAA
- a CDS encoding Lrp/AsnC family transcriptional regulator, translating into MARLRLDALDRKIIAELQINSRLSVQDLAERVGLSASPCARRIRILEEAGVITGYAAIIDQTKVGLPISVFVSIKLERQREDELDRFSQAVARWPEVVDCYLMTGQRDYLLRIVVRDLPAYERFLKDKLTRLDGVASIESSFALGQVKRSSALPIAAVSEED; encoded by the coding sequence ATGGCACGCCTGCGCCTCGATGCGCTCGACCGCAAGATCATCGCGGAGTTGCAGATCAATTCGCGCCTGTCGGTGCAGGATCTCGCCGAGCGCGTGGGCCTGTCCGCCTCACCCTGCGCGCGTCGCATCCGCATCCTGGAGGAGGCGGGCGTGATCACCGGCTATGCCGCGATCATCGACCAGACCAAGGTCGGGCTGCCGATCAGCGTCTTCGTCTCGATCAAGCTGGAGCGCCAGCGCGAGGACGAGCTCGACCGCTTCTCGCAGGCCGTGGCGCGCTGGCCCGAGGTGGTCGATTGCTACCTGATGACCGGCCAGCGCGACTATCTCCTGCGCATCGTGGTGCGTGACCTGCCGGCCTATGAGCGCTTTCTCAAGGACAAGCTCACGCGCCTTGACGGCGTCGCCTCGATCGAGTCGAGTTTTGCGCTGGGACAGGTGAAGCGCTCCAGCGCGCTCCCGATCGCAGCGGTGTCGGAAGAGGATTGA
- a CDS encoding PLP-dependent aminotransferase family protein, with protein sequence MAESDQAIRWTSRLDPAAGPRYLQIVAQLEQAVATGLLRPGDRLPPQRRLAEHLAVDLTTVTRAFGEARERGLIDAVTGRGSFISARQEQEGPPLDLSMTIPPAPKGLRLGELMQRGIAEILARSDADQLMNYHGGAGSLAERAAGAAWLAPLMGTLPPQRIAVVPGAQTGLNALLSLLARPGDTILTEPLTYPGLIGAARQRGLVMAPVASDDDGPLPKALDEAALRSGARLFALTPTLQNPTCITIPEQRRQELVTVARRRDLVLIEDDPYSLLAGDAPAPMAALAPERTWHVATLSKVLTPGLRTAFVVMPEGVDGAPFLAALRSTALMPAPLMAALATHWIRIGTARDLIEAVRREAAERQSLAREILPETMQGHPYALHVWQPLPPYWERDSLIERARVAGLGVMAADAFSTDGRAPDAIRIALGAIPERARLAEALGLLARLIRDGR encoded by the coding sequence ATGGCCGAAAGCGACCAAGCGATCCGCTGGACCAGCCGGCTCGATCCGGCAGCCGGACCGCGCTACCTGCAGATCGTGGCACAGCTCGAACAGGCCGTCGCGACCGGGCTGTTGCGGCCGGGCGATCGCCTCCCACCGCAACGCCGGTTGGCCGAGCATCTCGCGGTCGATCTCACCACGGTGACCCGCGCCTTCGGCGAGGCTCGCGAGCGCGGGCTGATCGATGCCGTGACGGGGCGCGGCTCCTTCATCTCGGCACGGCAGGAGCAGGAAGGCCCGCCGCTCGATCTCAGCATGACGATCCCGCCGGCGCCGAAAGGCCTGCGGCTGGGCGAACTGATGCAGCGCGGCATCGCCGAAATTCTGGCGCGCAGCGATGCCGACCAGTTGATGAACTATCATGGCGGTGCGGGCTCGCTGGCCGAGCGCGCGGCCGGAGCTGCCTGGCTTGCGCCTTTGATGGGAACGCTCCCACCACAGCGAATCGCGGTCGTACCGGGAGCCCAGACGGGGCTCAATGCCTTGCTCTCGCTGCTGGCCCGCCCCGGCGACACGATCCTGACGGAGCCGCTGACCTATCCCGGGCTGATCGGCGCGGCGCGGCAGCGTGGGCTCGTGATGGCGCCTGTTGCCAGCGATGACGATGGCCCGCTGCCCAAGGCGCTGGACGAAGCCGCGCTGCGCTCCGGGGCGCGACTGTTTGCCCTGACGCCGACGCTGCAGAACCCAACCTGCATAACCATTCCGGAACAGCGCCGGCAGGAGCTCGTCACTGTTGCCCGCCGACGCGACCTCGTCCTGATCGAGGACGACCCCTACAGCCTGCTTGCCGGCGATGCGCCCGCGCCTATGGCCGCCTTGGCGCCGGAGCGCACATGGCATGTCGCGACCTTGTCGAAAGTGCTGACGCCCGGCCTGCGCACGGCGTTCGTCGTCATGCCGGAAGGGGTAGACGGCGCTCCGTTCCTCGCCGCGCTGCGTTCAACAGCCCTGATGCCCGCGCCTTTGATGGCGGCGCTGGCCACGCATTGGATCAGGATCGGCACGGCCCGTGACTTGATTGAAGCCGTCCGGCGCGAAGCGGCCGAGCGGCAGTCGCTGGCACGGGAGATCTTGCCCGAGACGATGCAGGGACACCCCTATGCCCTGCATGTCTGGCAACCGCTCCCGCCCTATTGGGAGCGCGACAGCCTGATCGAGCGCGCCCGCGTGGCGGGACTTGGCGTGATGGCCGCCGATGCATTCAGCACGGATGGGAGGGCGCCGGATGCGATCCGGATCGCACTCGGCGCGATCCCGGAACGGGCAAGGCTGGCGGAGGCTCTCGGCTTGCTCGCCAGATTGATTCGCGACGGGCGCTGA
- a CDS encoding DUF983 domain-containing protein, with protein sequence MSGEHWPPLSPLKTGLRGRCPRCGQGKMFEGFLKLKPKCENCGLDYAFADPADGPAFFVMMFLCIPAVAFPLWLELNYNPPTWVHLVTTLPLILLTCIPPLQPLKGWLIASQYFHKAEEGRLASPVLQDKPVGSN encoded by the coding sequence ATGTCCGGCGAGCATTGGCCGCCACTCTCTCCGCTCAAGACCGGCCTGCGTGGCCGCTGCCCGCGCTGCGGGCAGGGCAAGATGTTCGAGGGCTTCCTGAAGCTGAAGCCGAAATGCGAGAATTGCGGCCTGGACTACGCCTTCGCCGATCCGGCCGATGGCCCGGCCTTCTTCGTGATGATGTTCCTCTGCATCCCGGCCGTCGCATTCCCGCTCTGGCTGGAACTGAACTACAATCCGCCGACCTGGGTGCATCTGGTCACGACGCTGCCGCTGATCCTGCTGACCTGCATCCCGCCCTTGCAGCCGCTGAAAGGCTGGCTGATCGCCTCGCAATATTTCCACAAGGCCGAGGAAGGCCGGCTCGCCAGCCCGGTGCTGCAGGACAAGCCGGTCGGCTCGAACTGA